Part of the Sorghum bicolor cultivar BTx623 chromosome 1, Sorghum_bicolor_NCBIv3, whole genome shotgun sequence genome, AGAACATCAGGCTCCTGCATTCCTGCAACGGGCTCCTCCTCTTTGGGCACGGCGCAGGACAATGGGATCTCACTAGATGGCAGACGGGGCTACATTGTGTGCAACCCCACCACTGAGCAATGGGTGGCCGTGCCCAGCGCCGGTTGTCCCTCTCCAACTGACAATGCGCCTACCTACGTCGTCTTTGACCCAGCCATCTCGCCACACTTTCACTTGTTCCACCTCTGGGATAATGTTAATCTTGGCATGATTGAGGTGCGCACCTATTCGTCTGAAACCGGGATGTGGATCAACTGCACAAGCAAGCAGAGGAAATGGCAAGTGGGAGGTGGATGGAAACTATGGCTTAAGGTTAATGCCAGAAGCTGATAGCATATGACATGGACAGTAAGAAAGTGCATGCTCTCCGCTCTCTCACACAGTCGTCGGCTTTGTATTCCATATGTATATGTCCCCTATTACTCGGAGTTGTTGTGCTTGCTAATAAGCAATGAGTTCTTGCTTTTGTGGGGTACTCGTGGGGACATTCAGCAGGATTTGATCTCCTGCAGGCATGGGGGAGCTAGCGACCTGGTTATCTGGAGTCCATTATAAGTAACTGATACATTGTGCTTCTGATTTGgaattttggatttgtttcctTCTTATGCTTTTGGTCAATAACTAGACCGTTGAGGGACCATAAATACAATTTTACATTGCGGGCGAACCTGAGTTTCGTTACTAGAAGCAACTACTAAAACACTAGCAGCAACAAGGGacaaaaaaaacatatatgCCTGCTGTCTT contains:
- the LOC8085963 gene encoding F-box protein At5g07610; its protein translation is MDCPNLKRGAAAAVPVPCLAEDAILEILERAPVRSIHRFKCVSQRWCDLISDPVHRKRFPQALEGFFRTPQRRRCCPGIRTSGSCIPATGSSSLGTAQDNGISLDGRRGYIVCNPTTEQWVAVPSAGCPSPTDNAPTYVVFDPAISPHFHLFHLWDNVNLGMIEVRTYSSETGMWINCTSKQRKWQVGGGWKLWLKVNARS